In a single window of the Pocillopora verrucosa isolate sample1 chromosome 4, ASM3666991v2, whole genome shotgun sequence genome:
- the LOC131790360 gene encoding uncharacterized protein, which translates to MKKVVNSVIAFLKKKKEDFSLLRDSAPVDAGVSLDRVEAEKEDEFAVIRLCRRCVMVYEYKTCNKWMLQRISRQCDIGFDEDTAELVPPVENTDQSFDPFHENSFRSFTHVNRNRISMALTLISDHVMQRTSNSDRLKFGPHYPVFIWLRNCERSNAFRNIYQDEDNILIKVRLDMLSLASFPRPVSEVFEGTTLEVWVLAQKFSKPIITLEIDEELIIGYIADLFHVAFFNIPFSVKKRQAKIEGIFRAIDEILDISAHIMMASGESSENAITVKEVITETAIVVTSTAAESTATVGIETAAMALGQAAAGIAISVLVDIALTAGSVTRSKMQRDKGLITNSQFKSTVRRKLCDSGCQFIGGTTGTIVGQVLIPVPVVGAMVGGFFGSLIGVGVSKGIIKTSELIAKAHNARAKAITD; encoded by the coding sequence ATGAAGAAAGTGGTTAACTCAGTGATAGcattcttgaaaaagaaaaaagaagatttttcGCTGTTACGGGACTCAGCGCCTGTCGATGCTGGTGTAAGTCTTGATCGGGTCGAAGCTGAAAAGGAAGATGAGTTTGCAGTTATTAGGTTATGCAGACGATGTGTTATGGTTTACGAATACAAAACATGCAACAAATGGATGCTGCAACGTATATCACGACAGTGCGACATCGGTTTCGATGAGGACACAGCGGAACTTGTTCCACCAGTGGAAAACACTGACCAATCTTTCGACCCTTTTCACGAAAATTCTTTTCGAAGCTTTACTCATGTAAACCGCAATCGAATTTCAATGGCGCTAACCTTGATTTCTGACCACGTTATGCAACGCACAAGCAACAGCGACAGATTAAAATTTGGACCTCATTATCCGGTCTTCATTTGGTTACGAAACTGCGAAAGATCGAATGCCTTTCGAAATATCTACCAAGACGAAGATAATATATTGATAAAAGTGCGGTTAGATATGCTATCGTTGGCTAGTTTTCCACGTCCAGTTTCGGAGGTTTTCGAGGGAACAACTTTGGAAGTTTGGGTTCTAGCCCAAAAATTTTCTAAGCCGATAATTACACTGGAAATTGATGAAGAGTTAATCATTGGGTACATAGCTGATCTTTTCCACGTTGCTTTTTTCAATATTCCATTCTCCGTCAAAAAAAGGCAAGCTAAGATTGAAGGAATTTTCCGAGCTATTGACGAGATTCTCGACATCAGCGCTCATATTATGATGGCCAGCGGTGAATCCTCGGAGAATGCAATAACTGTCAAGGAAGTCATCACTGAGACAGCCATCGTAGTAACGTCAACAGCCGCCGAAAGCACGGCTACCGTTGGCATAGAAACGGCTGCGATGGCCCTGGGGCAAGCTGCGGCAGGTATAGCAATATCAGTTTTGGTCGACATCGCTCTAACCGCCGGAAGTGTGACGCGTTCGAAAATGCAGCGTGATAAAGGCTTGATAACAAACTCGCAGTTTAAGTCTACTGTAAGACGGAAGTTGTGTGACTCGGGTTGCCAGTTTATCGGAGGAACTACTGGAACCATTGTAGGGCAAGTACTCATTCCGGTGCCCGTAGTAGGGGCCATGGTTGGCGGTTTCTTTGGGAGTTTGATTGGAGTTGGAGTCAGTAAAGGAATCATAAAGACCTCAGAACTCATTGCTAAGGCTCATAATGCCAGGGCTAAAGCTATTACCGATTAA
- the LOC131790361 gene encoding tRNA-uridine aminocarboxypropyltransferase 2-like, with product MHRPWKTKNTKYKANKQSRCWSVVNPIRENKMADLDDGEDGNDFFRSFADVPLNPPEKRDMCSRCKRPLAVCLCAHFPSHFLQISTTIHVLQHPREESRLLTTVPLLEACLSPDKIVIRRGRRFHKNDWPDLHELLDKPTTLLLYPGPTAENIKTLGEPPLGENYDIIVLDGTWRQAKDIFHNNPFLCQARQVQLVHDHISEYVIRTQPNSKSLCTVEAIALSLSILEKNEEIAETLIRPLRALCKIQLEHGAVVHFNKENEDEIMLRAKRQERSHRKKMGGLSEKER from the exons ATGCATAGGCCTTGGAAAACAAAGAATACCAAATACAAAGCAAACAAAC AGTCACGTTGCTGGTCAGTGGTTAATCCCATTAGGGAAAATAAAATGGCGGACTTGGATGATGGTGAAGACGGAAACGATTTTTTCCGCAGTTTTGCCGATGTTCCCTTGAATCCTCCGGAGAAAAGAGATATGTGTTCGAGGTGTAA GAGACCACTTGCAGTGTGCCTATGCGCtcattttccttctcattttcttcaaatatCGACTACGATTCACGTGTTGCAACATCCTCGTGAG GAATCCAGGCTTTTGACAACTGTACCACTCCTGGAGGCTTGTTTGTCTCCAGATAAAATTGTCATCAGACGTGGGAGAAGATTCCACAAAAATGACTGGCCAGATCTCCATGAATTACTCGACAAACCAACTACACTCCTTTTATATCCAGGACCTACAG ctgaaaatataaaaacactGGGTGAACCTCCCTTAGGAGAAAATTATGATATTATTGTCCTTGATGGAACATGGAGACAAGCCAAGGATATTTTTCATAACAATCCATTTTTATGTCAAGCTAGACAG GTGCAATTAGTGCATGACCACATCAGTGAATACGTGATCAGAACCCAGCCTAACAGTAAAAGTTTATGTACAGTTGAAGCCATTGCTTTGTCATTATCTATTCTGGAGAAAAATGAGGAAATTGCAGAG actTTAATTCGACCTTTGAGGGCATTGTGTAAAATACAGTTGGAGCATGGTGCTGTGGTACATTTCAATAAGGAAAATGAAGACGAAATCATGTTAAGAGC TAAAAGACAAGAACGAAGTCATAGAAAGAAAATGGGTGGATTGAGTGAAAAGGAAAGATGA